From Rhodothermales bacterium, the proteins below share one genomic window:
- a CDS encoding VCBS repeat-containing protein, with amino-acid sequence MPDSRTAFLFGCTLLLAAGCAPDGADAPRSTPPVQEPLFAQLVPARTGIDFQNTLLEHPSPLRTDLLNEYFSNGAGVAVGDVNGDGLEDLYFTGNMTYGRLYLNRGGLTFEDVTEVAGVAGRKDTWKTGAAMADVDGDGRLDLYVSYSGELPLDRRVDELYINKGNEADGTPRFEEQAAAFGLANPHSTNQAHFFDYDRDGDLDLFLIGNNTPRTPYQDPMGTREELEKDDPVHGNRLYRNDAGRFTDVTRRAGIRSSPLTYSLGAGVADLDNDGWMDLYVGNDYSPPDYLYRNNGDGTFTDVLADRIGHIANASMGVDVADLNNDGWSDIVVLDMLGATNARQKTQFAPNDRDGFDRFLASGFHAQYTRNMLQLNTGDGRFSEIGQLAGVHATDWSWAPLIADFDNDGWKDLFITNGILHDTIDRDFLAFKHRYVQRKPKLEPADIQYLMDVLPATDLANYAFRNTGDLRFDDASAAWGLGAPLRSTGAAYADLDNDGDLDLVTNNVNEYASIFENRAERLAPGAYLQVVLHGAGANTAGIGARVTLYAGVSLQVAEQMPMRGYLSSVSQVLHFGLGNREAVDSLRVRWPDGRSQTLRNVAGNRRIELRQEEAEAAEAAEAPAPLFEATRAPIDFTHRMAGAVDDFRRQPLMVEPASFDGPPLAAGDVDGDGLPDLFVGGGGGQAGQVHRQRAGGRFERLPTPDFEADRYAEDTAALFFDADGDGDLDLYVGSGGYGLLAPDDETLQDRLYLNDGRGRLTRRPDALPAMRTSTGAVAAGDVNGDGALDLFVGGRVVPGRYPEPPRSYLLVNDGNGRFADRTADAAPGLERPGMVTDAAWHDLDGDGTDELVVVGSWMPIRVFERADRGLVDATARYFDAPRSGLWTALRIADLDGDGRPDLLAGNYGTNTQLQAPVELYFSDYDNNRTVDPLLTFPVQGVPYPFPTLEELRTQAPSLASRFPDHGTYAGATLADILSPEQQAASTPLEANTLETSLFLGTASGRFVQRALPIQAQFAPVFAIETLDADGDGALDLLLAGNLNEAPIRLGKNDASYGVLLRGDGAGGYYYVPQPESGLGLRGEVRSIVRVGEMLLFGRNRGTLLAYRPAR; translated from the coding sequence ATGCCCGATTCACGGACCGCTTTTCTTTTCGGCTGCACCCTGCTTCTCGCGGCGGGCTGCGCGCCCGACGGCGCCGACGCCCCCCGCTCGACGCCGCCGGTCCAGGAACCGCTCTTTGCGCAACTGGTCCCCGCGCGCACGGGCATCGATTTCCAGAATACGCTGCTGGAGCACCCGTCGCCGTTGCGGACCGATCTGCTCAACGAGTATTTCTCCAACGGCGCCGGCGTGGCGGTGGGCGACGTCAACGGAGACGGGCTGGAAGATCTGTACTTCACCGGCAACATGACCTACGGCCGGCTCTACCTGAACCGGGGCGGGCTCACGTTCGAGGACGTGACGGAGGTTGCCGGCGTCGCGGGCCGCAAGGATACCTGGAAGACCGGCGCGGCAATGGCGGACGTCGACGGGGACGGGCGGCTCGACCTCTATGTGAGCTATTCCGGCGAGCTGCCGCTCGATCGCCGCGTCGACGAACTGTACATCAACAAGGGCAACGAGGCCGACGGCACGCCGCGCTTCGAGGAACAGGCCGCCGCATTCGGCCTCGCCAACCCGCATTCCACCAACCAGGCGCACTTCTTCGACTACGACCGCGACGGCGACCTCGATCTTTTCCTGATCGGCAACAATACCCCTCGCACCCCCTACCAGGACCCGATGGGCACGCGGGAAGAGCTCGAGAAGGACGACCCGGTGCACGGAAACCGCCTCTACCGCAACGACGCCGGCCGGTTTACGGATGTGACGCGGCGCGCCGGCATCCGCAGCTCCCCGCTCACCTATAGCCTGGGGGCCGGCGTGGCCGACCTCGACAACGACGGCTGGATGGACCTCTACGTCGGCAACGACTATTCGCCGCCGGACTACCTCTATCGCAATAACGGGGACGGGACGTTCACCGACGTGCTGGCGGATCGGATCGGGCATATCGCGAACGCCTCGATGGGGGTCGACGTGGCCGACCTCAACAACGACGGCTGGTCCGACATCGTCGTGCTGGACATGCTCGGCGCGACGAACGCCCGGCAGAAGACCCAGTTCGCGCCCAACGACCGGGACGGGTTCGACCGCTTCCTCGCGTCGGGCTTCCACGCCCAGTACACCCGCAACATGCTCCAGCTGAACACCGGCGACGGCCGCTTCAGCGAAATCGGACAGCTCGCCGGCGTGCACGCCACCGACTGGAGCTGGGCGCCGCTGATCGCGGATTTCGACAACGACGGGTGGAAGGACCTCTTCATCACGAACGGGATCCTGCACGACACGATCGATCGCGACTTTCTCGCCTTCAAACACCGGTACGTGCAGCGAAAACCGAAGCTCGAGCCGGCCGATATCCAGTATCTGATGGATGTCCTCCCGGCTACCGATCTGGCCAATTATGCCTTCCGTAACACCGGCGACCTGCGGTTCGACGACGCCTCCGCCGCGTGGGGGCTCGGCGCGCCGCTGCGGAGCACCGGGGCGGCGTACGCCGATCTGGACAACGACGGCGACCTCGACCTCGTCACCAACAACGTAAACGAGTACGCGTCCATCTTCGAGAACCGCGCCGAGCGGCTGGCGCCCGGCGCGTATCTCCAGGTCGTTCTGCATGGAGCCGGCGCCAACACCGCCGGCATCGGCGCGCGGGTGACGCTCTACGCCGGCGTCAGCCTGCAGGTCGCCGAGCAGATGCCCATGCGCGGGTACCTCTCCAGCGTCTCGCAGGTCCTCCACTTCGGGCTGGGCAACCGGGAGGCGGTCGATTCCCTGCGCGTCCGCTGGCCCGACGGCCGGTCGCAAACCCTCCGGAACGTCGCCGGTAACCGGCGGATCGAACTGCGTCAGGAAGAGGCCGAGGCGGCCGAGGCGGCGGAGGCGCCGGCGCCGCTGTTCGAGGCGACGCGCGCGCCCATCGACTTCACCCACCGGATGGCCGGCGCGGTCGACGACTTCCGCCGGCAGCCCCTGATGGTCGAGCCCGCCTCGTTCGACGGTCCGCCCCTCGCCGCCGGCGACGTCGACGGCGACGGCCTGCCCGACCTCTTCGTGGGCGGCGGCGGCGGGCAGGCCGGGCAGGTGCACCGGCAGCGCGCCGGCGGACGCTTCGAACGGCTGCCGACGCCCGACTTCGAAGCCGATCGCTACGCCGAGGACACCGCGGCCCTCTTTTTCGACGCCGACGGCGACGGCGACCTCGACCTGTACGTGGGCAGCGGCGGCTACGGCCTGCTCGCACCCGACGACGAGACGCTCCAGGACCGGCTCTACCTCAACGACGGACGCGGCCGGCTCACCCGCCGCCCCGACGCCCTGCCGGCGATGCGGACGAGCACGGGCGCCGTGGCGGCCGGCGACGTCAATGGCGACGGCGCGCTCGACCTGTTCGTGGGCGGCCGCGTCGTGCCCGGCCGCTACCCGGAGCCCCCGCGCAGCTATCTGCTAGTCAATGACGGCAACGGCCGCTTCGCCGACCGCACCGCGGACGCCGCCCCCGGGCTGGAGCGGCCCGGTATGGTCACCGACGCCGCCTGGCACGATCTGGACGGCGACGGCACGGACGAACTCGTCGTGGTGGGGTCCTGGATGCCCATCCGGGTTTTCGAGCGAGCCGACCGGGGGCTGGTCGATGCCACGGCGCGCTATTTCGACGCGCCCCGCTCCGGATTGTGGACCGCACTCCGGATCGCCGATCTGGACGGCGACGGGCGCCCCGACCTCCTCGCGGGAAACTATGGGACCAATACGCAGCTCCAGGCGCCGGTGGAGCTGTATTTCAGCGATTACGACAACAACCGCACCGTCGACCCCCTCCTCACCTTCCCCGTACAGGGCGTCCCGTACCCGTTTCCGACGCTGGAGGAGCTGCGGACGCAGGCGCCCTCCCTAGCTTCCCGCTTTCCCGATCACGGGACGTACGCGGGCGCAACCCTCGCCGACATCCTGTCGCCCGAACAGCAGGCTGCCTCGACGCCGCTCGAAGCCAACACCCTGGAGACGTCGCTCTTTCTGGGCACCGCATCCGGGCGGTTCGTGCAGCGAGCATTGCCTATCCAGGCCCAGTTTGCACCCGTTTTCGCGATCGAGACGCTGGATGCGGACGGCGACGGCGCGCTCGACCTCCTCCTGGCCGGCAACCTGAACGAAGCGCCCATCCGGCTCGGAAAAAACGACGCCAGCTACGGCGTCCTCCTCCGGGGCGACGGCGCGGGCGGGTATTATTACGTGCCCCAACCCGAATCCGGATTGGGGCTCCGGGGTGAGGTCCGCAGCATCGTCCGGGTGGGTGAAATGCTCCTGTTCGGCCGCAATCGGGGGACCCTGCTTGCCTATCGGCCGGCGCGGTGA
- a CDS encoding BamA/TamA family outer membrane protein: MSRIVAALLRILIALSLAAAAFPGPAFGDDRSSSPPARADSLRRGGRWALLPIVFNSPDTRLAFGVLPQYIFYTAPGTRPSAARLDAYYTQNRQFHVIVRPQIWLPGNAWRLAGKWSFKKWPTSFYGIGTESLAEAEERFTERLADLTFEAQRQLYPGLFAGLKYSFRYGKIVDIEAGGLLEDGAVVGSAAGHASGIGALVSWDTRDNVNFPAKGSLFQASATFYGGVLGSDYRLDRYSLDLRQYLTLTGRHVLALQAIATLSTGELPFRMLPGVGENLRGYGSMRYIDNDCLVLQAEYRIVPIWWRLGLTVFGGVGEVAGRMADFSFDRPKWAVGIGLRFLLFTEERVTIRQDFAFGRDASGDYLDLNEAY, encoded by the coding sequence ATGTCACGGATCGTTGCAGCTCTTCTCCGGATCCTTATCGCGCTCAGCCTCGCCGCCGCCGCCTTTCCGGGGCCGGCGTTCGGGGACGACCGCTCCTCGTCGCCTCCAGCACGCGCCGACTCCTTGCGACGGGGCGGGCGCTGGGCGCTGTTGCCCATCGTCTTTAATTCGCCGGACACCCGGCTCGCCTTCGGGGTGCTCCCGCAATACATCTTCTACACGGCGCCCGGCACGCGTCCCTCCGCGGCGCGGCTCGACGCCTACTACACCCAGAACCGGCAATTCCACGTCATCGTTCGGCCGCAGATCTGGCTGCCCGGGAACGCCTGGCGCCTTGCCGGCAAGTGGTCGTTCAAAAAATGGCCGACCTCGTTTTACGGCATCGGAACCGAAAGTCTCGCCGAGGCCGAGGAGCGGTTCACCGAACGGCTGGCCGACCTCACCTTCGAGGCGCAGCGTCAGCTCTATCCGGGCCTGTTTGCGGGGCTCAAATACAGCTTTCGCTACGGCAAGATCGTGGACATCGAGGCCGGCGGGTTGCTGGAGGATGGCGCGGTCGTCGGCAGCGCCGCCGGCCATGCCTCCGGGATCGGCGCGCTGGTGAGCTGGGATACGCGCGACAACGTCAACTTCCCGGCAAAGGGCAGCCTGTTTCAGGCGTCAGCGACCTTCTACGGCGGGGTGCTCGGGAGTGATTACCGGTTGGACAGATATTCGCTGGATCTCCGCCAGTACCTGACGCTGACCGGCCGGCACGTCCTTGCGCTTCAGGCCATCGCCACGCTTTCGACGGGCGAGCTGCCGTTCCGGATGCTGCCGGGCGTCGGCGAGAACCTGCGTGGATACGGCAGCATGCGCTATATCGACAACGACTGCCTGGTGCTCCAGGCCGAATACCGGATCGTCCCCATCTGGTGGCGCCTCGGCTTGACGGTGTTCGGCGGCGTGGGCGAGGTGGCCGGCCGGATGGCCGATTTTTCCTTCGACCGGCCCAAATGGGCGGTCGGCATCGGGCTCCGCTTCCTGCTCTTCACGGAAGAGCGCGTCACGATCCGCCAGGACTTCGCCTTCGGCCGCGACGCCTCGGGCGACTACCTGGATCTGAATGAAGCCTATTAA
- a CDS encoding ATP-binding protein, translated as MSQTPVEQKPPIDEEYSQAIARIVMNVVFASIALYLWIALDHASMRVAAGLCGVYLVFASVWAVWVKRRPGTYVFRRAAVIVGDLSMVTMVLYFGETIGTAFYAVYLWIILGNGMRYGVNYLLAAAAVGVVLILSLLAISPFWQENKALLLGLAAGLVVLPLFYRTMLHRLQVLNAQMAQQLERAEAATRAKSTFLATMSHEIRTPMNGVIGMASLLEETELTEEQRESVEIIHSSGNALLAIINDILDFSKIEAGKVELEVQPFSLRQCVSEALDIIAHAAQQKGLYLKQAFEPGAPDWVEGDITRLRQVLVNLTGNAVKFTHEGGVTLGVQPAGDGRRVCITVADTGIGIPPDRLSQLFQPFSQADSSTTRKYGGTGLGLSISKHLVELMGGELSIASEQGVGTTFTLTAVLPSATAPPEVVETPAVGAATSARALRILLAEDNTVNQKVALRMLERLGYRADIAANGLEVLDLFRQRGYDVVLMDVQMPEMDGITATKRLRALTDLTQPYIVALTANAMGEDVEACLAAGMDRHLSKPIRLEKLAEALAGVPCADAPAEAADAAS; from the coding sequence ATGAGTCAGACGCCCGTCGAGCAGAAGCCCCCCATTGACGAGGAATATTCCCAGGCGATCGCGCGCATCGTCATGAACGTCGTGTTCGCGTCCATCGCCCTGTACCTGTGGATTGCGCTGGACCACGCATCGATGCGGGTGGCGGCCGGCCTGTGCGGCGTCTACCTTGTTTTTGCCAGCGTCTGGGCGGTATGGGTGAAGCGCCGGCCCGGCACCTATGTGTTCCGCCGCGCGGCCGTCATCGTGGGCGACCTGTCGATGGTCACGATGGTGCTGTATTTTGGAGAAACCATCGGGACCGCCTTCTACGCCGTGTACCTGTGGATCATCCTCGGGAACGGGATGCGCTACGGCGTGAATTATTTGCTGGCCGCGGCGGCCGTCGGGGTCGTCCTGATCCTCTCGCTGCTCGCGATCAGCCCGTTCTGGCAGGAAAACAAGGCGCTGTTGCTCGGCCTCGCCGCCGGCCTCGTGGTGCTGCCGCTATTTTACCGCACGATGCTCCACCGCCTCCAGGTGCTGAACGCGCAGATGGCGCAGCAGCTCGAGCGCGCGGAAGCGGCCACCCGGGCCAAAAGCACGTTCCTCGCCACGATGAGCCACGAGATCCGCACGCCCATGAACGGCGTGATCGGCATGGCGAGCCTGCTCGAAGAAACCGAGCTGACCGAGGAGCAGCGCGAAAGCGTCGAGATCATCCACAGCTCGGGCAACGCGCTGCTGGCGATCATCAACGATATCCTCGATTTCTCGAAGATCGAGGCCGGCAAGGTCGAACTCGAGGTCCAGCCCTTCTCGCTGCGGCAGTGCGTGAGCGAGGCGCTCGACATCATCGCGCACGCGGCGCAGCAGAAGGGGCTCTACCTCAAGCAGGCGTTCGAGCCCGGGGCGCCCGACTGGGTGGAGGGCGACATCACCCGTCTGCGCCAGGTGCTCGTCAACCTCACCGGCAACGCCGTGAAGTTTACCCACGAGGGCGGCGTGACCCTGGGCGTCCAGCCGGCCGGCGACGGCCGGCGGGTTTGCATCACCGTCGCCGACACCGGGATCGGCATCCCGCCGGACCGGCTCTCGCAACTTTTCCAGCCCTTTTCGCAGGCCGATTCGTCCACCACCCGCAAATACGGCGGCACCGGGCTCGGCCTGTCCATCAGCAAACACCTCGTCGAACTGATGGGCGGGGAGCTGTCGATCGCCAGCGAGCAGGGCGTGGGGACCACCTTTACGCTGACGGCCGTCCTGCCGTCCGCCACCGCTCCTCCCGAGGTCGTCGAAACGCCGGCGGTTGGCGCGGCAACGTCCGCGCGTGCGCTCCGCATCCTGCTCGCGGAGGACAACACGGTGAACCAGAAGGTGGCACTGCGCATGCTCGAACGACTCGGCTACCGGGCCGACATCGCCGCCAACGGGCTCGAAGTGCTCGATCTGTTCCGTCAGCGCGGCTACGACGTCGTCCTGATGGACGTCCAGATGCCCGAAATGGATGGCATCACGGCCACAAAACGGCTCCGCGCCCTCACCGACCTGACCCAGCCGTACATCGTGGCCCTCACCGCCAATGCGATGGGTGAGGACGTCGAGGCCTGCCTGGCCGCCGGCATGGACCGTCACCTGAGCAAACCCATCCGCCTCGAAAAGCTGGCCGAGGCGCTGGCCGGCGTGCCCTGCGCCGATGCGCCGGCCGAAGCCGCCGATGCCGCGTCCTGA
- a CDS encoding AI-2E family transporter: MEPTPLLFRRTFLLLLVLAISMLFMAMIQQYILTLLMAAIVTGMAHPLYVRLLRRVGNRPGLASTLTILLLLLLVGGPLSGFLGIVAAEAADIIKTVRPKVEELMQQPNVVREWLDRMPFASYIEPYQSEILTRLGDVVQRVGDFVITNVASVTTGTALFFLHIGIMLYAIFFFLVDGRALLDRILYLIPMRSEDKQLLVHKFVSVTSASLRGALIIGVVQGGLAGASFAFAGIGGAVFWGTVMAVLSTIPLLGAAIVWVPGVIYLIATGHTGAGIAVAIWCAVVVGLADNVLRPRLVGKDTQMSDLLVFLGIVGGLSLFGGIGFFIGPIVAALFVTVWDFYGTAFSGMLEPVAAPGEPPSDGAAETEAAESQPAPHPAGEDA, translated from the coding sequence ATGGAACCGACGCCGCTGCTTTTTCGACGCACCTTTCTGCTGCTTCTCGTCCTCGCCATTTCGATGCTGTTCATGGCGATGATCCAGCAGTACATCCTGACGCTCCTCATGGCCGCCATCGTGACGGGGATGGCGCACCCGCTGTACGTCCGCCTCTTGCGGCGTGTCGGCAACCGGCCGGGTCTGGCATCGACGTTGACGATCCTCCTCCTGCTCCTGCTCGTCGGGGGCCCGCTCAGCGGTTTTCTCGGCATCGTCGCCGCGGAAGCCGCCGATATCATCAAGACCGTACGCCCGAAGGTCGAGGAGCTGATGCAGCAGCCGAACGTGGTGCGCGAGTGGCTGGATCGCATGCCCTTCGCCAGCTACATCGAGCCCTACCAGTCTGAAATCCTCACGCGCCTCGGCGACGTCGTCCAGCGCGTCGGCGACTTCGTGATCACCAATGTCGCCTCGGTCACCACGGGCACCGCGCTGTTCTTCCTGCACATCGGGATCATGCTCTACGCCATCTTCTTCTTCCTGGTGGATGGCCGGGCACTGCTGGACCGCATCCTCTACTTAATCCCCATGCGGAGTGAGGACAAGCAGCTGCTGGTGCACAAATTCGTCTCGGTCACGAGCGCGAGCCTTCGGGGCGCATTGATCATCGGCGTGGTGCAGGGCGGGCTGGCCGGCGCGTCCTTCGCGTTCGCCGGCATCGGCGGCGCCGTGTTCTGGGGGACGGTGATGGCCGTGCTGTCGACCATCCCCCTGCTCGGGGCCGCGATCGTGTGGGTGCCCGGCGTGATCTATCTGATCGCGACGGGGCACACCGGCGCCGGCATCGCCGTCGCGATCTGGTGCGCCGTCGTGGTGGGGCTCGCGGATAACGTGCTCCGCCCGCGCCTGGTGGGCAAGGACACCCAGATGTCCGACCTCCTCGTCTTCCTCGGCATCGTCGGGGGCCTGTCGCTGTTCGGAGGGATCGGATTTTTTATCGGCCCCATCGTCGCGGCGCTTTTTGTGACGGTGTGGGACTTCTACGGCACCGCGTTCTCGGGCATGCTGGAGCCTGTTGCGGCGCCGGGCGAACCGCCGTCCGACGGCGCGGCGGAGACGGAGGCGGCCGAATCCCAGCCGGCGCCGCACCCGGCCGGCGAAGACGCCTGA